One part of the Caproiciproducens sp. CPB-2 genome encodes these proteins:
- the dprA gene encoding DNA-processing protein DprA: MSVDQRAYWVWLQHALGAGSSKQNRILSGYRSLNDFYAAGMESWLLEGYFTQNELGKLGSFSIGDAEALLEYCEKIGQQVLTPGCAGYPEPLGEIHNAPCALYVRGTLPDFSAVPSIAIVGTRKATATGIATARSFAFELAKQGAVVVSGGALGIDTAAHKGALQAGGKTVCVLGCGIDYNYLMGNASLREAVALSGAVISEYPPNTQAVNSNFPIRNRIISGLTLGTLVVEAAGKSGSLITAQYALDQGRDVFAVPAGIYSPVSQGVNGLIKSGAKPVSNAGEILEEYLYRFPGQIDFRDEETNVILSPEPAPVQPAAGPLDEKEFSEDAVLLYSSLTDSPKHLSELERLTGISAPRLLTAVTELELAEKIRSHSGRRYSLSV; this comes from the coding sequence ATGTCTGTTGACCAAAGGGCATACTGGGTGTGGCTGCAGCATGCGCTCGGCGCGGGCAGCTCCAAGCAGAACCGTATTCTTTCGGGTTACCGTTCTCTGAACGACTTTTATGCCGCGGGTATGGAAAGCTGGCTGCTCGAGGGTTACTTTACGCAGAACGAGCTGGGAAAGCTCGGCTCGTTCTCCATCGGGGACGCCGAAGCCCTGCTTGAGTACTGTGAGAAAATCGGGCAGCAGGTTCTTACGCCCGGGTGCGCCGGTTACCCCGAACCGCTCGGTGAGATTCATAACGCGCCCTGCGCGCTGTATGTCAGGGGAACCCTGCCGGATTTTTCCGCGGTTCCCAGCATCGCCATTGTGGGCACCCGCAAAGCGACTGCGACCGGAATCGCGACCGCGCGCAGCTTCGCTTTTGAGCTTGCCAAACAGGGAGCGGTGGTTGTCAGCGGCGGCGCGCTGGGGATTGATACGGCGGCCCACAAGGGCGCTTTGCAGGCCGGCGGGAAAACCGTCTGTGTCCTCGGCTGCGGCATCGATTATAATTACCTGATGGGAAATGCGTCTCTGCGCGAGGCCGTTGCGCTTTCCGGCGCGGTCATTTCGGAGTATCCCCCGAACACGCAGGCCGTCAATTCCAATTTCCCGATCCGCAACCGCATTATTTCCGGCCTGACGCTGGGAACCCTTGTGGTGGAGGCCGCCGGGAAAAGCGGCTCGCTGATTACCGCGCAGTACGCGCTGGACCAGGGAAGGGACGTTTTCGCCGTGCCCGCCGGGATTTACAGCCCTGTTTCCCAGGGGGTGAACGGGCTGATTAAAAGCGGGGCGAAGCCCGTGTCCAACGCGGGCGAGATTCTGGAGGAGTATCTTTACCGCTTCCCCGGCCAGATCGATTTCAGGGATGAGGAAACGAATGTGATTCTTTCTCCGGAACCGGCGCCGGTGCAGCCGGCGGCGGGGCCGCTGGATGAAAAGGAATTTTCAGAGGATGCCGTGCTTTTGTATTCCAGCCTGACGGACTCGCCGAAGCATCTTTCCGAGCTGGAGCGCCTGACGGGCATTTCCGCACCGCGGCTTCTGACCGCGGTGACCGAACTGGAGCTTGCCGAAAAGATCCGTTCCCATTCCGGGCGCCGCTACAGCCTGTCGGTCTAA
- a CDS encoding TrmH family RNA methyltransferase has translation MPDLITSRQNEIIKHAARLSSTAGFRREEGLFLAEGARLCRDAAQSGVGIRTLFYTAQAGERYADYLGEIQPAAEESYLVEPHVAALLSDTKSPQGIFCVCRMRAGTEKLEAMEPGLHYLGLENIQNPANLGAVLRTAEALGIGGVLLGGSCCDVYSPKVLRASMGAVFRLPFYVGAELASAIGFLNGRGFVTLAAVPDSSAQKVTEVGFRKPTVLFVGNEGNGLTSAAVAACSGSVTIPMLGRAESLNASASAAILMWEMMREKSGGV, from the coding sequence ATGCCGGATCTGATTACAAGCCGTCAAAATGAAATCATCAAACACGCCGCACGCCTTTCCTCGACCGCCGGGTTCCGCAGGGAAGAGGGACTTTTTCTGGCCGAGGGCGCGCGGCTCTGCCGCGACGCGGCGCAGAGCGGGGTCGGTATCAGGACTCTGTTTTACACGGCGCAGGCGGGCGAAAGATACGCGGACTATCTCGGCGAAATTCAGCCGGCGGCGGAAGAGAGCTATCTGGTGGAGCCGCATGTCGCGGCGCTTCTGTCGGACACAAAGTCCCCGCAGGGCATTTTCTGCGTCTGCAGAATGCGTGCCGGGACGGAAAAACTGGAGGCAATGGAGCCGGGGCTTCATTACCTGGGGCTTGAGAACATTCAGAATCCGGCCAACCTGGGCGCGGTGCTCCGTACGGCGGAAGCGCTGGGGATCGGCGGCGTCCTTTTGGGCGGCAGCTGCTGCGACGTCTATTCCCCGAAGGTGCTGCGCGCCAGCATGGGCGCGGTTTTCCGACTTCCGTTCTATGTGGGGGCCGAGCTTGCTTCCGCCATCGGATTTCTGAACGGCCGCGGGTTTGTCACCCTTGCCGCGGTTCCGGACTCCTCTGCTCAAAAGGTGACGGAGGTCGGTTTCCGAAAGCCGACGGTGCTTTTCGTGGGCAATGAAGGAAACGGGCTTACTTCCGCGGCGGTCGCCGCCTGTTCGGGGTCGGTGACCATCCCCATGCTCGGCAGAGCGGAATCTCTCAACGCGTCGGCTTCCGCCGCGATTCTGATGTGGGAAATGATGCGCGAAAAATCGGGAGGCGTTTAA
- the rplT gene encoding 50S ribosomal protein L20 → MARVKGALMTRKRRKKTLKLARGYWGSKSRHFKMAKQAVMKSGNYAFIGRKARKRDFRRLWITRISAACRANDVSYSVFMNGLKKAGITLNRKMLAEIAVADEAAFKSLIEKAKAAL, encoded by the coding sequence ATGGCACGTGTAAAAGGTGCGTTGATGACACGCAAGAGAAGAAAAAAGACTTTAAAACTTGCGAGGGGCTACTGGGGTTCCAAGAGCAGACATTTTAAAATGGCTAAACAGGCCGTCATGAAATCAGGTAACTACGCGTTTATCGGACGTAAAGCAAGAAAGAGAGATTTCCGCCGCCTGTGGATTACCCGTATTTCCGCCGCATGCCGCGCGAACGACGTCAGCTATTCCGTATTTATGAACGGGCTGAAAAAAGCGGGGATTACGCTGAACCGTAAAATGCTTGCAGAAATCGCCGTTGCCGACGAAGCCGCATTTAAGAGCTTGATTGAAAAAGCAAAGGCAGCGCTTTAA
- the rpmI gene encoding 50S ribosomal protein L35: protein MPKIKTHTGAKKRFKLSKNGKVIRGHANKSHILNKKTTKRKRGLRKTTVADKTNVAQVKRLIPYK, encoded by the coding sequence ATGCCTAAAATTAAGACACATACCGGCGCGAAAAAGCGCTTCAAGCTTTCCAAGAACGGAAAAGTGATCCGCGGCCATGCCAATAAATCCCATATCCTGAACAAAAAGACCACCAAGCGCAAGAGAGGCCTCAGGAAAACCACTGTTGCCGACAAGACCAACGTGGCGCAGGTAAAGAGATTAATTCCTTACAAATAA
- the infC gene encoding translation initiation factor IF-3: MLPALFIKTDNVFWRCLTISNKELQINEEIRDREVRVVGSDGSQLGIMSSAQALEKAFEQNLDLVKIAPQATPPVCKIIDYGKFRFEQAKRDKEAKKNQRIVDIKEIRLSLNIDTHDFNTKVGHATRFLKDGDKVKASIRFRGREMGHPEQGYSIMRNFAEALSEIANVEKPAKLEGRNMLMFLASKPAK; the protein is encoded by the coding sequence ATTCTGCCCGCGCTTTTTATTAAAACCGATAACGTGTTTTGGAGGTGCTTAACAATTAGCAACAAGGAACTGCAGATTAACGAGGAAATTCGTGACAGGGAAGTGCGTGTCGTCGGTTCGGACGGTTCTCAGCTTGGCATCATGAGTTCGGCCCAGGCTTTGGAAAAAGCGTTCGAACAGAATCTTGATCTTGTCAAGATCGCGCCGCAGGCAACGCCGCCGGTGTGCAAGATTATTGATTACGGCAAATTCAGATTTGAGCAGGCAAAGCGTGATAAGGAAGCAAAGAAGAATCAGCGCATTGTCGACATCAAGGAAATCCGTTTGTCTTTAAACATTGACACTCACGACTTTAACACAAAAGTCGGTCACGCAACCCGCTTCTTAAAGGATGGCGACAAGGTCAAGGCTTCCATCCGCTTCCGCGGACGGGAAATGGGACATCCGGAGCAGGGTTACAGCATTATGCGGAATTTTGCTGAGGCACTCAGCGAAATCGCCAATGTGGAAAAACCGGCAAAGTTAGAGGGACGTAATATGCTCATGTTCCTTGCATCCAAACCCGCTAAGTAA
- the addA gene encoding helicase-exonuclease AddAB subunit AddA, with protein MSARTWTQSQQDAIKARGGTLLVSAAAGSGKTAVLVQRVIERMTDPQNPTDADRLLVVTFTKAAAAEMSGRIAAEIAGLLEADPMNVRLQRQQILLTRAHISTIHSFCSELIRENFYKLGISPDFRILDDSEMKLLRGDAVSAILEAFYAQNDPDFYALVDAFSSGRDDARMIRTVDTLYDFVRSHPFPGRWLREKAAMYGGEAPASRTVWGRTVLKYAADAVDYCISLTRNSLALMREDEKIAGAYGDGFHSDLAGLLALKDAADAGGWDAVSFQCANFAFQRLKPLRGYGDDPLKNKLSASRKEVQETVKKLAELFGADERECGEEIARIAPLVKKLFEVTEKFGEELDRLKRERRAADFSDLEHYTLKLLVRETDGGFAPTEDALEISARFDEVMVDEYQDTNEAQDMIFRAVSQKENNLFMVGDVKQSIYRFRQAMPQIFLRRRAQYPDYDRTKDEYPACVVLDKNFRSRRGVTETVNFVFRQLMSEQTGELDYTKAEELAAGADYPSCGEPAAQLDIIDLSASEDDEEMIAAESRHIAELIYRMTGDGTTVTDHGRQRPVVYRDICILLRSANQYAHEYARELAALGIPAWADTAGGFFAAAEVGVAVSLLRVIDNPMQDIPLLSVLMSPIYGFTADDMADIRIPSRSAPLYPALVSAAQDGNPRAADFLRDMDAYRTLAATMPSDRLIQAVYDKTGYLNLVQAMPNGELRLANLRLLLEYAKKYEASGYNGLSGFIRFIDRLQKSSADLAPASTISEAANVVKIMSIHRSKGLEFPVCILAGCSRRFNKERGDVLLHPSLGLGVKLRDDAGLCRYTTMPREAVALELDRNEMSEELRVLYVAMTRAKEKLIMVTTVKDAGKTLGKLAARLTEENRIQPYVVRSVSSISDWLLLCALRHPDGARLRDLACALPGITVGSEEPWAMNLVYPPKGDPAVRRPEEVLPARPDLALEEEISSAMDYVYPYAALKGIQAKVAASDLAAREFSAQYAAVSRPAFLSKTGLTPAERGTALHTYMQFADYEKAREAPESELERLVAQGFLTAEQGNAVDLARVRAFFESPLAKRIFASENVLREYRFTAEITAGDVRPGLPDELKNQPVVLQGAIDCAFEENGELVIVDYKTDRTNHPSELWERYRTQLALYRLAMEQCTGKKVAGCLLYSFSLNCEISN; from the coding sequence ATGAGCGCACGCACATGGACGCAAAGCCAGCAGGACGCGATCAAAGCTCGGGGCGGCACGCTGCTGGTATCCGCCGCGGCGGGCTCCGGAAAAACGGCGGTTCTGGTGCAGCGCGTGATTGAGCGCATGACCGACCCGCAGAACCCCACCGACGCCGACCGGCTGCTCGTCGTTACCTTCACCAAAGCCGCGGCGGCGGAAATGAGCGGCCGTATCGCGGCGGAAATCGCAGGGCTGCTGGAAGCCGACCCTATGAACGTGCGGCTTCAGCGTCAGCAGATTCTGCTGACCCGCGCGCATATCAGCACCATCCACAGCTTTTGCAGCGAGCTGATCCGGGAAAACTTTTATAAGCTGGGGATTTCCCCGGATTTTCGCATTCTGGACGACAGCGAGATGAAGCTGCTGCGCGGCGACGCGGTTTCCGCCATTCTGGAAGCGTTTTACGCACAGAACGACCCGGATTTTTACGCTCTTGTCGACGCGTTTTCCTCCGGCCGGGACGACGCGCGCATGATCCGGACCGTCGATACCCTTTACGATTTTGTCCGGTCGCATCCGTTCCCGGGCCGCTGGCTGCGGGAAAAGGCCGCCATGTACGGGGGGGAGGCTCCCGCTTCCCGGACCGTGTGGGGACGGACCGTTTTAAAGTACGCCGCGGACGCGGTGGACTACTGTATTTCCCTGACGCGCAATTCCCTTGCGCTGATGCGGGAGGACGAAAAAATCGCCGGCGCGTATGGCGACGGCTTCCATTCCGATCTGGCGGGGCTTCTGGCGCTGAAAGACGCGGCGGACGCGGGCGGCTGGGACGCCGTCTCCTTCCAGTGCGCCAATTTCGCCTTTCAAAGGCTGAAGCCCTTGCGGGGCTACGGCGACGACCCGCTGAAAAACAAGCTTTCGGCGAGCCGCAAGGAAGTGCAGGAAACCGTCAAAAAACTGGCGGAGCTGTTCGGCGCTGACGAACGGGAATGCGGGGAAGAGATTGCCCGCATCGCCCCCTTGGTAAAGAAGCTGTTCGAGGTCACGGAAAAATTCGGCGAAGAGCTGGACCGGCTGAAACGGGAGCGCCGCGCGGCGGATTTCAGCGATCTGGAACATTACACCTTAAAGCTGCTGGTCCGGGAGACGGACGGCGGCTTTGCGCCGACGGAGGACGCCTTGGAGATCTCCGCCCGGTTCGACGAGGTGATGGTCGACGAATACCAGGATACCAACGAAGCGCAGGATATGATTTTCCGCGCGGTTTCCCAAAAGGAAAATAACCTGTTCATGGTCGGCGACGTCAAGCAGAGCATTTACCGTTTCCGTCAGGCGATGCCGCAGATTTTCCTGCGCCGCCGCGCGCAGTACCCCGATTACGACAGAACAAAGGACGAATATCCCGCCTGCGTGGTACTGGACAAAAACTTCCGCAGCCGCCGCGGGGTGACCGAAACGGTGAATTTCGTGTTCCGCCAGCTGATGAGCGAGCAGACGGGCGAGCTGGATTACACGAAAGCGGAGGAACTGGCCGCCGGGGCGGATTACCCGTCCTGCGGCGAACCCGCGGCGCAGCTCGATATCATCGACCTTTCGGCGTCCGAAGACGATGAGGAAATGATCGCAGCGGAAAGCCGCCATATCGCGGAGCTGATTTATCGGATGACCGGGGACGGTACCACTGTGACGGACCATGGCCGGCAGCGGCCCGTCGTCTACCGGGATATCTGCATTTTGCTGCGCAGTGCGAACCAGTACGCGCACGAATACGCGCGGGAACTGGCCGCGCTCGGGATTCCGGCCTGGGCCGACACGGCGGGCGGTTTCTTCGCGGCGGCGGAAGTGGGGGTGGCGGTTTCGCTTCTGCGCGTGATCGATAATCCGATGCAGGATATTCCGCTGCTGTCGGTGCTGATGAGCCCCATTTACGGCTTTACGGCGGACGATATGGCCGATATCCGCATCCCGTCGCGCAGCGCGCCGCTGTATCCCGCGCTCGTCTCTGCCGCACAGGACGGCAATCCGCGCGCGGCGGACTTTCTGCGCGATATGGATGCCTACCGTACGCTGGCGGCTACCATGCCGTCGGACCGGCTGATTCAGGCGGTTTACGACAAAACGGGCTATCTGAATCTGGTTCAGGCAATGCCCAACGGGGAACTGCGGCTTGCGAACCTTCGTTTGCTGCTCGAATATGCGAAAAAATACGAAGCCTCCGGTTACAACGGGCTTTCCGGTTTTATCCGGTTTATCGACAGGCTTCAGAAAAGCAGCGCCGACCTCGCGCCCGCCTCCACCATCAGCGAGGCGGCCAATGTTGTGAAAATCATGAGCATCCACCGCAGCAAGGGGCTGGAGTTCCCGGTCTGCATCCTCGCCGGGTGCTCCCGGCGCTTCAATAAGGAACGGGGGGACGTGCTTTTGCACCCGTCGCTCGGCCTTGGGGTAAAGCTCAGGGACGACGCCGGGCTCTGCCGCTACACGACGATGCCGCGCGAAGCGGTCGCGCTGGAGCTGGACCGCAATGAAATGAGCGAGGAGCTGCGCGTGCTGTACGTCGCCATGACGAGGGCGAAGGAAAAGCTCATCATGGTGACGACGGTCAAGGATGCGGGAAAAACGCTCGGAAAGCTCGCCGCCCGGCTGACGGAGGAAAACAGGATCCAGCCCTATGTGGTACGCAGCGTTTCCAGTATTTCCGACTGGCTGCTGCTCTGCGCCCTGCGCCACCCCGACGGCGCGCGCCTGCGAGACCTTGCCTGCGCCCTGCCGGGGATCACCGTCGGTTCGGAAGAGCCGTGGGCCATGAATCTGGTCTATCCGCCGAAGGGGGATCCTGCCGTACGGCGGCCGGAGGAGGTTTTGCCCGCGCGGCCGGACCTGGCGCTGGAGGAAGAAATCTCTTCGGCGATGGACTATGTCTATCCGTACGCCGCCTTAAAAGGGATACAGGCCAAGGTGGCGGCCTCCGACCTTGCCGCGCGTGAATTTTCCGCGCAGTACGCCGCCGTGTCCCGCCCCGCGTTTTTAAGCAAAACGGGGCTGACTCCTGCCGAGCGCGGAACGGCGCTGCATACCTATATGCAGTTCGCGGATTACGAAAAAGCGCGCGAAGCCCCCGAAAGCGAGCTGGAACGCCTTGTCGCGCAGGGCTTCCTGACGGCCGAACAGGGGAACGCGGTCGATCTCGCCCGCGTGCGGGCCTTCTTTGAAAGCCCGCTCGCAAAAAGGATTTTCGCTTCGGAAAACGTTCTGCGGGAATATCGCTTCACCGCGGAAATTACCGCGGGCGACGTCCGTCCGGGACTGCCGGACGAACTGAAAAACCAGCCTGTGGTCCTGCAGGGCGCGATCGACTGCGCGTTTGAGGAAAACGGCGAGCTGGTGATCGTGGACTATAAAACCGATCGGACGAATCACCCCTCGGAGCTGTGGGAACGCTACCGTACGCAGCTTGCGCTTTATCGTCTGGCGATGGAACAATGTACGGGGAAAAAGGTTGCCGGGTGCCTGCTTTATTCCTTCAGCCTGAATTGTGAAATCTCCAATTAA
- a CDS encoding PD-(D/E)XK nuclease family protein has product MLRFILGRAGSGKTELLRAELKNMAQAAQKKIMLIVPEQSSFENERAMLRLLGAEDVQRVSVTSFSRLADLVFRRYGGGAGRRLDDGGRSIFMNLALEQVKDQLSFYRKNAESTELVGLMIAASTEFKMCGVTPLDIGHAAGEMPRGTLRQKMTELSLILSAYDALVAQSFVDPLDDLTRLKNTLQEHRFFSEYTVALDSFQSFTVQEYNIINLILSQADDLYVTLCTDQLDDPEYGMGLFSLVRRTGKNLTRLARQNGVKIAPPAVLPGGARFQSRPLAAVEAGAFRCGRTAQDCENNGDVVLYEANNAYGESAFVAASIRRLVMEKGYRYRDFAIITRSTDRYRGVLDLALERWEIPYFMDKPQAIDAEPLMRLVLSAFKTVQSGFSSDSVFSYLKTGLTALGTDEISQLENYVFVWGKEGKQWKEDWTEHPKGFAEEMTDSDLKKLAEINESRKAVMKPLLRFAFKLRDTDGERMAAAVYDLLQDIGAAGHLKDLARHLSDCGEPELADRQLRLWDLLMQILDQTALVLQKNPVTSARYAELLRLVILANRMASIPQGLDEVTVGAADRTRTGAPKVVFLMGAAQGEFPLSPGGDCVFSDSERRELIRLGLPLNDTLEGTAVQERFLAYAAMSAASERLYITYPLTGPAGEANTPSSIPGEVCSILKNTAVVNELLLPQTYFANAKEPAFELTAQQWKHNTVLSATLKDLFGKRGCEHRLSAIDRAAQNRPFVFASPEKATALFGENLHVSATQIEKFYLCRFQYFCRFGLNAKERRAAELDALEYGSLMHFLLEKLFRDTGSEAILRMSPEELKQEILRLLDVYVDTKMSGVQNKSPRFVYLFLRLADSAQVIASHIAKELSQSEFKPVDFELSIGKDGIPPLRIPLPDGGQVEIDGKIDRVDLFDRDGVGYVRVIDYKTGHKEFKLSDILYGVNMQMLIYLAALMENGGGRYGEVRPAGVLYMPANRPAVSASRSTEAEKIGQEAAKKLRMDGLILDDAEIIAAMEHGGQGNYIPVALKDGVPGKRDHVVSPGELAGVMKHIKELVGAMAKELHGGDVSAVPLSGTYDACAWCPYASVCGHERDDPTREMQQWDRDEVIKELAQAKGGNEE; this is encoded by the coding sequence ATGCTGCGTTTTATTTTGGGCCGCGCGGGCAGCGGGAAAACGGAACTGCTGCGGGCAGAACTGAAAAATATGGCTCAGGCCGCACAGAAAAAAATCATGCTGATCGTACCGGAGCAGTCGTCGTTTGAAAACGAGCGCGCCATGCTCCGGCTGCTCGGCGCGGAGGATGTGCAGCGCGTTTCGGTCACGAGCTTTTCCCGCCTGGCGGATCTGGTGTTTCGCCGGTACGGCGGCGGCGCGGGGCGCCGGCTGGACGACGGGGGCCGCAGCATCTTTATGAACCTCGCGCTGGAGCAGGTGAAGGACCAGCTCAGCTTTTACCGCAAGAACGCGGAAAGCACCGAGCTTGTCGGCCTGATGATCGCCGCTTCCACGGAATTCAAAATGTGCGGCGTGACCCCGCTCGATATCGGACACGCGGCGGGGGAAATGCCCCGGGGGACCCTGCGCCAGAAAATGACGGAACTTTCCCTGATCCTTTCCGCCTATGACGCGCTGGTCGCGCAAAGCTTTGTCGATCCGCTGGATGACCTGACAAGGCTGAAAAACACCCTGCAGGAGCATCGCTTCTTTTCGGAATATACCGTGGCGCTCGATTCGTTCCAGAGCTTCACGGTGCAGGAATACAATATCATCAACCTGATCCTTTCTCAGGCGGACGACCTGTACGTTACGCTCTGTACTGATCAGCTTGACGACCCGGAGTACGGCATGGGCCTGTTTTCCCTTGTCCGCCGAACCGGGAAAAACCTGACGCGGCTTGCGCGCCAAAACGGCGTGAAAATCGCGCCGCCGGCCGTTTTGCCGGGCGGGGCGCGTTTTCAAAGCAGGCCGCTGGCCGCGGTGGAGGCCGGGGCCTTCCGCTGCGGGCGCACGGCGCAGGACTGCGAAAATAACGGGGACGTCGTGCTGTATGAAGCAAACAACGCGTACGGCGAGTCCGCCTTTGTCGCCGCCTCCATCCGCCGCCTGGTGATGGAAAAGGGCTATCGCTACCGCGATTTTGCGATTATCACCCGTTCGACCGACCGTTACCGCGGGGTTCTCGATCTGGCTCTTGAGCGGTGGGAAATCCCGTATTTTATGGATAAGCCACAGGCGATCGACGCCGAACCGCTGATGCGCCTGGTGCTTTCCGCGTTCAAAACCGTACAGTCCGGTTTTTCCTCGGACTCCGTTTTTTCGTACCTGAAAACCGGCCTGACGGCGCTCGGCACCGATGAAATCTCCCAGTTGGAAAACTATGTTTTCGTGTGGGGCAAGGAAGGGAAACAGTGGAAAGAGGACTGGACGGAGCATCCCAAAGGGTTTGCGGAAGAAATGACGGACTCCGACCTGAAAAAGCTCGCGGAAATCAACGAAAGCCGGAAAGCGGTGATGAAGCCGCTGCTTCGGTTTGCTTTCAAACTCCGCGATACCGACGGGGAGAGAATGGCCGCGGCGGTGTACGACCTGCTTCAGGACATCGGCGCCGCCGGGCACCTGAAAGACCTCGCGCGGCATCTGTCCGACTGCGGGGAGCCGGAGCTTGCCGACCGCCAGCTGCGGCTCTGGGACCTTCTGATGCAGATTCTGGACCAGACGGCGCTGGTGCTGCAAAAGAATCCCGTCACCTCCGCGCGCTACGCGGAGCTTCTGCGTCTGGTCATTCTGGCAAACCGTATGGCAAGCATCCCGCAGGGATTGGACGAAGTGACCGTCGGGGCCGCCGACCGCACCAGAACCGGAGCGCCGAAGGTGGTCTTTCTGATGGGGGCCGCGCAGGGCGAATTTCCCTTATCGCCCGGCGGGGACTGCGTTTTCAGCGACAGCGAGCGGCGGGAGCTCATCCGTCTGGGACTTCCCCTGAACGACACCCTTGAGGGTACGGCGGTGCAGGAGCGCTTCCTTGCCTACGCGGCAATGAGCGCCGCCTCCGAAAGGCTGTACATAACGTATCCGCTTACCGGCCCGGCGGGGGAAGCGAACACGCCTTCCTCCATCCCGGGCGAAGTGTGCTCCATTTTAAAAAATACGGCGGTCGTCAACGAGCTTCTTTTGCCGCAGACGTATTTCGCGAACGCGAAGGAACCCGCCTTTGAACTGACGGCGCAGCAGTGGAAGCACAATACCGTACTGTCCGCCACGCTGAAAGACCTGTTCGGAAAGCGCGGCTGCGAACACCGCCTGTCCGCGATCGACCGCGCCGCGCAGAACCGGCCCTTCGTTTTCGCTTCCCCTGAAAAAGCGACGGCGCTGTTCGGGGAAAATCTCCATGTTTCCGCGACGCAGATCGAAAAGTTTTATCTGTGCCGCTTCCAGTACTTCTGCCGTTTCGGCCTGAACGCGAAGGAGCGCCGGGCGGCGGAGCTGGACGCGCTGGAGTACGGCAGCCTGATGCATTTTTTACTGGAGAAGCTGTTCCGCGACACCGGCAGCGAAGCCATCCTCCGCATGAGCCCGGAGGAGCTCAAACAGGAAATCCTCCGTCTTTTAGATGTGTACGTCGATACCAAAATGAGCGGCGTTCAGAATAAGTCGCCGCGTTTTGTGTACCTGTTCCTCCGTCTGGCCGATTCGGCACAGGTGATCGCGTCCCATATCGCCAAGGAGCTTTCCCAGAGCGAATTTAAGCCCGTCGACTTCGAGCTTTCCATCGGAAAAGATGGGATTCCCCCCCTGCGTATCCCGCTGCCGGACGGGGGACAGGTGGAAATCGACGGCAAAATCGACCGGGTCGATCTTTTCGACCGGGACGGGGTCGGCTATGTACGCGTGATCGACTATAAAACCGGCCATAAGGAATTCAAATTATCGGATATCCTTTACGGGGTCAACATGCAGATGCTGATCTATCTGGCGGCGCTGATGGAGAACGGCGGCGGCCGCTACGGGGAGGTCCGGCCCGCCGGCGTGCTGTATATGCCCGCGAACCGCCCCGCCGTTTCCGCTTCCCGCAGTACGGAAGCCGAAAAGATCGGGCAGGAGGCGGCGAAAAAGCTGCGGATGGACGGGCTTATATTGGACGACGCCGAAATCATCGCGGCTATGGAGCACGGCGGGCAGGGGAATTATATCCCGGTCGCGCTCAAAGACGGCGTGCCGGGAAAACGCGACCACGTGGTTTCTCCGGGGGAGCTGGCCGGTGTGATGAAACATATTAAAGAGCTGGTCGGCGCGATGGCCAAAGAGCTTCACGGCGGCGACGTTTCGGCGGTGCCGCTTTCCGGTACCTACGACGCCTGTGCGTGGTGCCCCTATGCGTCCGTCTGTGGCCATGAAAGGGACGATCCCACACGCGAGATGCAGCAGTGGGACAGGGACGAAGTCATCAAAGAGCTTGCGCAGGCAAAGGGAGGGAACGAGGAATGA
- the spoIIR gene encoding stage II sporulation protein R → MKLFEKSLCLALILTVLFSFTGFAAGCEDIPNHVLRLHVLANSDSESDQALKLKVRDRILTESKGLMDNVKNKAEAQEAVRSAIPQLKAAAEDEVKKQGFDYPINVEMVHMYFTTREYRTVTLPAGDYDSLRVTIGKAAGRNWWCVIFPPMCLPAAEEPKELGDVLNANQLGIVEGKGEFEVKFKSVELYEQLKNYLEKK, encoded by the coding sequence ATGAAACTGTTTGAAAAATCGCTTTGTCTGGCACTGATATTAACCGTGCTGTTTTCCTTCACCGGCTTTGCCGCCGGCTGTGAAGATATACCGAACCATGTACTTCGACTGCACGTCCTCGCGAATTCCGACTCCGAATCGGATCAGGCGCTGAAACTGAAGGTGCGCGACCGGATTCTTACCGAGAGCAAAGGCCTGATGGACAACGTCAAAAATAAAGCCGAGGCACAGGAAGCCGTTCGCTCCGCCATTCCACAGCTGAAAGCGGCGGCGGAGGACGAAGTCAAAAAGCAGGGCTTTGATTATCCCATCAATGTGGAAATGGTCCACATGTATTTTACCACCAGAGAGTACCGGACGGTGACTCTCCCGGCGGGGGACTATGATTCCCTGCGCGTGACCATCGGGAAGGCTGCGGGCCGCAACTGGTGGTGCGTCATTTTCCCGCCGATGTGCCTGCCCGCCGCCGAGGAACCCAAGGAGTTGGGCGACGTGCTCAACGCGAACCAGCTTGGAATCGTAGAGGGCAAAGGCGAATTTGAAGTAAAATTCAAATCGGTGGAACTTTATGAACAGCTGAAAAATTACCTCGAAAAGAAATAG